The bacterium DNA segment TTTCTTACCAGATCAACAGCATAATTAACAACTACTGCGGATACCGGCACTCTCCGTACAAGTTTCTGGATATCAATTATGTCCGCTCTTTTTAGAATTCTGTTTACAGACGGGTCTGATCCCGCAGTTGTGGAATTAACAATGTCTATCTCCTCCTGTTTGTCAGGATAATTTATCCACAGGGCAAACATGAAACGGTCAAGCTGGGCCTCTGGCAGAGGGTAAGTACCTTCCTGCTCAATGGGGTTTTGTGTGGCAAGCACAAAAAAGGGTTCTTCAATAGGGAAGGTTTTACCTGTAATACTGACCTCGTGTTCCTGCATTGCCTGAAGAAGTGCTGCCTGAGTTTTGGGGGGTGTTCGGTTTATTTCGTCTGCAAGTACGATATTTGCAAAAACAGGGCCCTTTACAAATTTAAATATTTTTTTACCAGTGGTTCTGTCCTCTTCAAGAATTTCAGTACCTGTTATATCTGAAGGCATAAGGTCAGGCGTAAACTGGATTCTGTTGAATTTTAAATCTATAACCCGGGAAAGAGTTGAAATAAGAAGAGTTTTTGCCAAACCCGGAACACCGATAATAAGGCAGTGGCCCTGAGAAAAAAGAGATATCATAAGTTCTTCAATTATTTGATCCTGCCCGATTATAATTTTCTTTATTTCGCTTATAATTTTCCCATGGCTCTTTTTTGCTTTTTCAAACAGGATAATATCTTTTTCTTTTGTTTTTTCAGTCATTGATAACCCCGATAAATGCCTAATTGTAAAATTTTTTTATAAAATATGCAATTCACTTAAAGCAACAGAAAATTAGCTTTTTTTATAGTTAAAGTCAATCTAAAATAATTTCTTGACATTCTATCCTTTTAATCGTAATTTTTCAAGTTGTGCATCAAAAAACAGAGGATTTGTATGCCGGATAAATCTGTTGAAAAAAAGATAGCGGAGCTTAAAGAAAAAGGCCGTATTCCAAACCATATTGCAATTATCATGGATGGAAACGGCAGATGGGCCAAAAAGCGGAATCTTCCGCGAATTGCCGGGCACAGAGCAGGAGTAAAAACAGTAAGAATGGTTGTAGAGGAGTGCGGCAATCTTGGTATAGATTCTCTTACGCTCTATACTTTTTCAACAGAGAACTGGAGCAGGCCTGAGAAG contains these protein-coding regions:
- a CDS encoding MoxR family ATPase; amino-acid sequence: MTEKTKEKDIILFEKAKKSHGKIISEIKKIIIGQDQIIEELMISLFSQGHCLIIGVPGLAKTLLISTLSRVIDLKFNRIQFTPDLMPSDITGTEILEEDRTTGKKIFKFVKGPVFANIVLADEINRTPPKTQAALLQAMQEHEVSITGKTFPIEEPFFVLATQNPIEQEGTYPLPEAQLDRFMFALWINYPDKQEEIDIVNSTTAGSDPSVNRILKRADIIDIQKLVRRVPVSAVVVNYAVDLVRKTRPLNADSPSFVKDWINWGAGPRASQYLILGAKARAVLKGRATPDIEDVKSIAKPVLRHRIVINFNAEADGISASEIIDRLLE